A genomic stretch from Pseudomonas sp. MUP55 includes:
- the rssC gene encoding anti-sigma factor antagonist RssC, translating into MSTGRIQFAEQDGTFVLKFVGEVRLTLCSALDATIERIFTALNFSAIVIDLTETRSIDSTTLGLLAKLSILSRQKVGLLPTVVTTHEDITRLLQSMGFDQVFNIVDRPIPCPECLTDLPSQDQSEEIVRVKVLEAHKILMGLNESNREAFHDLVNALERH; encoded by the coding sequence ATGAGTACCGGAAGAATCCAATTCGCCGAGCAAGACGGGACCTTCGTCCTGAAGTTCGTCGGTGAAGTGCGCCTGACCCTGTGTTCGGCGCTGGATGCGACGATTGAGCGGATCTTCACAGCGCTGAACTTCTCGGCGATTGTGATCGATCTGACCGAAACCCGCAGCATCGATAGCACCACCCTGGGCCTGTTGGCCAAGTTGTCCATTCTGTCTCGGCAGAAGGTTGGCCTGTTGCCGACCGTCGTCACCACCCACGAAGACATCACCCGGCTGCTGCAGTCCATGGGTTTTGACCAGGTGTTCAACATCGTTGACCGCCCGATCCCGTGCCCTGAATGCCTGACCGACCTGCCTTCCCAGGATCAGTCCGAGGAAATCGTACGGGTCAAGGTGCTGGAAGCGCACAAGATTCTGATGGGCTTGAACGAGTCCAACCGCGAAGCCTTCCACGACCTCGTCAACGCCCTCGAACGCCACTGA
- the tal gene encoding transaldolase, which translates to MTSKLEQLKQLTTVVADTGDFSTLAKLKPQDATTNPSLLLKASSISGYAKLLDECVQDCNGDVGLASDRFAVAVGQEILKVVPGRISTEVDARLSFDEGAILKRAHRLIELYDKAGVSRDRVLIKIASTWEGIRAAEKLEKEGIQTNLTLLFSFAQAVACAEAGVFLISPFVGRIYDWYKKANGNDYTGSDDPGVQSVTRIYNYYKANGYKTVVMGASFRNLSQIEELAGCDRLTISPDLLEKLAADEGKLERKLSPGHAGEARVHMTEAQFRWESNEDAMATEKLAEGIRQFARDQEKLEALLSAKL; encoded by the coding sequence ATGACTTCCAAGCTGGAACAACTCAAGCAACTCACCACCGTTGTAGCCGATACCGGCGATTTCTCCACGCTCGCCAAACTCAAACCGCAAGACGCTACGACCAACCCTTCCCTGCTGCTCAAGGCCTCGTCGATTTCGGGCTATGCCAAGTTGCTGGATGAGTGTGTGCAGGACTGCAACGGCGACGTTGGTCTGGCCAGCGACCGCTTTGCGGTGGCGGTGGGTCAGGAAATTCTGAAAGTGGTGCCGGGCCGTATTTCCACCGAGGTGGATGCCCGCTTGTCGTTCGACGAAGGCGCGATTCTCAAGCGTGCGCACCGTCTGATCGAGCTGTACGACAAGGCCGGCGTTAGCCGTGACCGTGTGCTGATCAAGATCGCTTCCACCTGGGAAGGTATCCGCGCCGCGGAAAAGCTGGAAAAAGAAGGCATCCAGACCAACCTGACGCTGCTGTTCTCCTTCGCTCAGGCCGTGGCGTGTGCTGAAGCGGGTGTATTCCTGATCTCGCCGTTCGTGGGCCGTATCTACGACTGGTACAAGAAGGCCAACGGCAACGACTACACCGGTTCCGATGACCCGGGCGTGCAGTCGGTGACGCGTATTTACAACTACTACAAGGCCAATGGCTATAAGACCGTGGTGATGGGTGCGAGCTTCCGTAACCTGAGCCAGATCGAGGAGCTGGCCGGTTGCGATCGCTTGACCATCAGCCCGGACTTGCTGGAGAAGCTGGCGGCCGATGAAGGCAAGCTGGAACGCAAGTTGTCGCCAGGCCATGCCGGTGAAGCGCGGGTGCACATGACTGAAGCGCAGTTCCGTTGGGAGTCCAACGAGGATGCGATGGCGACTGAGAAGCTGGCGGAGGGGATTCGTCAGTTTGCTCGGGACCAGGAGAAGCTGGAGGCGTTGTTGTCGGCCAAGCTGTAA
- the dusA gene encoding tRNA dihydrouridine(20/20a) synthase DusA: MPLQSAPLSRRFSVAPMMDWTDRHCRYFLRLLSKHALLYTEMVTTGAILHGDHERFLRHNEAEHPLALQLGGSVPADLAACARMAEAAGYDEVNLNVGCPSDRVQNNMIGAILMAHPTLVADCVKAMRDAVSIPVTVKHRIGINGRDSYAELCDFVGTVKDAGCTSFTVHARIAILEGLSPKENRDIPPLRYDVAGQLKRDFPELEINLNGGIKTLEQCQEHLQTFDGVMLGREAYHNPYLLAEVDQRLFGSEAPVISRAEALTQLRPYIAEHLAGGGTMHHVTRHVLGLGTGFPGARKFRQLLSVDIHKAADPLALLDQAGELLEGR, encoded by the coding sequence ATGCCCCTACAATCCGCTCCTCTCTCCCGCCGCTTCTCCGTCGCCCCGATGATGGATTGGACCGACCGCCACTGCCGGTACTTCCTGCGCCTGCTCTCCAAGCACGCCCTGCTCTACACCGAGATGGTCACCACTGGCGCGATCCTCCATGGCGATCACGAGCGCTTCCTGCGTCACAACGAAGCCGAGCACCCCTTGGCGCTGCAGTTGGGCGGCAGTGTTCCCGCCGATCTGGCCGCCTGCGCCCGCATGGCCGAGGCCGCCGGTTACGACGAAGTGAACCTGAACGTCGGCTGCCCCAGCGACCGTGTGCAGAACAACATGATCGGCGCGATCCTGATGGCCCACCCTACCCTGGTTGCCGATTGCGTGAAGGCGATGCGCGATGCGGTGTCGATTCCGGTGACGGTGAAGCACCGTATCGGCATCAATGGCCGGGACAGTTATGCCGAGCTGTGTGATTTCGTCGGCACGGTGAAGGACGCGGGTTGCACCAGTTTTACCGTGCATGCGCGGATTGCGATTCTGGAGGGGTTGTCGCCGAAGGAGAATCGCGACATTCCGCCGTTGCGGTATGACGTGGCGGGGCAGTTGAAGCGGGACTTTCCGGAGTTGGAGATCAATCTCAACGGTGGGATCAAGACGTTGGAGCAGTGCCAGGAGCATTTGCAGACGTTTGACGGGGTGATGCTGGGGCGGGAGGCTTATCACAATCCGTATCTGCTGGCGGAGGTGGATCAGCGGTTGTTTGGCAGTGAGGCGCCGGTGATTAGCCGGGCGGAGGCGTTGACGCAGTTGCGGCCGTACATTGCTGAGCATTTGGCCGGTGGTGGGACGATGCATCACGTTACTCGGCATGTGCTGGGGTTGGGTACCGGGTTCCCCGGGGCGCGCAAGTTCAGGCAGTTGTTGTCGGTGGATATTCATAAGGCGGCGGATCCGTTGGCATTGCTGGATCAGGCTGGGGAGCTGTTGGAAGGGCGGTGA
- a CDS encoding BrnT family toxin, producing the protein MQITYDPAKDARNVSERSLPFALVRDFEWSTALILEDDRFDYGERRYRAMGYIGDRLYVVVFTPRGDAVHVISFRKANKREVKNYDQETQS; encoded by the coding sequence ATGCAGATTACCTATGATCCAGCCAAAGACGCTCGCAACGTTTCAGAGCGTAGTCTTCCATTTGCGCTGGTGCGAGACTTTGAATGGTCTACTGCTTTGATCCTGGAGGATGATCGATTCGACTACGGCGAGCGTCGTTATCGGGCGATGGGGTACATAGGGGATCGGCTGTATGTCGTAGTGTTTACCCCACGGGGTGATGCGGTCCACGTCATCAGCTTTCGTAAAGCCAACAAACGGGAGGTCAAAAATTATGACCAAGAAACCCAGTCCTGA
- a CDS encoding BrnA antitoxin family protein, producing the protein MTKKPSPEMVDTANPEWSAEDFAKAKPASEVLVGLFGKAQAKEMLKPKRGRPKSAAPKEHVNVRFDAEVLEKFRASGPGWQTRMNAALADWLKTHTPDELKA; encoded by the coding sequence ATGACCAAGAAACCCAGTCCTGAAATGGTCGATACGGCAAACCCCGAATGGTCGGCCGAGGACTTTGCCAAGGCCAAACCAGCCAGCGAAGTGCTTGTTGGGTTGTTTGGCAAGGCTCAGGCGAAGGAAATGCTCAAGCCAAAGCGTGGCCGGCCAAAGTCGGCTGCGCCTAAAGAACACGTGAATGTTCGTTTTGATGCTGAGGTGCTGGAGAAATTCAGGGCTTCTGGACCGGGCTGGCAAACGCGAATGAACGCTGCTTTGGCCGATTGGCTCAAGACGCATACGCCGGATGAATTGAAGGCTTAG
- a CDS encoding nucleoid-associated protein, producing the protein MDTKVNFAVVHELVKEQYKDILDSNIRNVVFDLAVPAVSKLIEGAVGIYGKKNNNAHYGTFAKKTASEYPKDFHAYFSRPDLVEKSFMELTQSAMAELHATAKPLPAASGGYILFVDYESAQGRFFLIAMLKKRDGLRLNENLEPEELIELDLNSLYQAARINFERYGKYVAADEGERLELNYLSFLSQTSGRSAAGYFVNSLGCMVGSASSQSTKNLILESTQFFRERPDLYPHRLEMKDQVLHYLDKKRESGDSVKLTEVEAIARQFFPATYEGQADDLAGEFVAHLNSEAVGVPVEFPLSKAMLQKYTHVSFKAENWQLKFDRDALGEDVNSEVLFLEKDRKLILNNLSEEAVVVIRAAINEKKDEKVNK; encoded by the coding sequence ATGGATACGAAAGTAAATTTTGCTGTAGTACACGAACTGGTTAAAGAACAATATAAAGATATTCTTGATTCTAATATTCGAAATGTTGTCTTTGATTTAGCTGTCCCAGCGGTATCGAAGCTGATAGAAGGTGCAGTAGGTATATACGGCAAAAAAAATAACAACGCTCACTATGGTACTTTTGCAAAAAAAACTGCAAGCGAGTATCCGAAAGACTTTCATGCATATTTTTCTCGGCCCGATCTTGTAGAAAAGTCATTCATGGAGCTGACGCAATCTGCAATGGCGGAATTGCACGCGACTGCAAAACCACTGCCAGCTGCTTCTGGCGGGTATATTTTGTTTGTAGACTATGAAAGTGCTCAAGGTCGGTTTTTTTTGATAGCTATGCTTAAAAAGCGAGACGGTCTGCGCCTAAATGAGAATTTAGAACCAGAGGAATTGATTGAGCTTGATTTGAACAGCCTTTATCAAGCTGCGCGAATAAATTTCGAGCGTTACGGTAAATATGTGGCAGCTGATGAAGGTGAGCGTCTTGAGTTAAACTACCTAAGTTTCTTAAGTCAGACATCGGGTCGTTCGGCGGCGGGTTATTTTGTTAATTCTTTAGGGTGTATGGTCGGTAGCGCGTCCTCCCAATCGACTAAGAACTTAATTTTGGAAAGCACACAGTTTTTTAGAGAAAGGCCAGATCTTTATCCGCATCGATTGGAGATGAAAGACCAAGTGTTACATTACTTGGACAAGAAAAGGGAGTCAGGTGACTCTGTCAAGCTAACTGAAGTTGAAGCTATAGCCAGGCAGTTTTTCCCCGCTACCTACGAGGGGCAAGCAGATGATCTGGCTGGTGAGTTTGTAGCACATTTAAATAGCGAGGCTGTAGGGGTTCCAGTTGAGTTTCCGCTCAGTAAAGCAATGTTGCAGAAATATACCCATGTTTCTTTTAAGGCTGAGAATTGGCAGTTAAAATTTGATCGAGATGCATTAGGTGAGGATGTCAATTCTGAGGTTCTTTTTTTAGAAAAGGATCGCAAATTGATACTTAATAACTTGTCAGAGGAAGCTGTAGTAGTCATACGTGCTGCCATCAATGAAAAGAAAGATGAAAAGGTGAATAAGTAA
- a CDS encoding DUF6124 family protein, giving the protein MYKVTPNPPFASNAASSDPKLQAAAQRAIHHHLPPSDGATSVDRPSNNLFLVNPTLDPETLLANAAENLASATEMAATLAFNLDDSQRAIALGIQQLIELSALLVDRAQEQVAPVAGATAA; this is encoded by the coding sequence ATGTACAAGGTCACACCTAATCCGCCTTTTGCTTCAAACGCTGCATCTTCTGATCCCAAGCTTCAAGCCGCAGCCCAGCGGGCAATCCATCATCACCTGCCCCCATCCGACGGCGCTACCTCCGTCGACCGCCCAAGCAACAACCTCTTCCTCGTCAACCCAACCCTCGACCCGGAAACCCTCCTCGCCAACGCCGCTGAAAACCTCGCGTCCGCCACCGAAATGGCCGCCACCTTGGCGTTCAACCTCGACGACTCCCAACGCGCCATCGCCCTGGGCATTCAGCAGCTAATCGAGTTGAGCGCGTTGCTCGTTGACCGAGCCCAAGAGCAAGTCGCCCCTGTAGCCGGTGCGACCGCAGCCTGA
- a CDS encoding MFS transporter: MSIQQTPGHVLPARSAAKMEAAMAVGAFAIGTGEFAIMGLMPDIAQNLGLSEPQVGHAISAYALGVMVGAPLLAILGAKLLRKHMLLLLMGLYALGNLATAFTPSFGSLVAFRFISGLPHGAYFGIAAVVASSMVPSDKRAGAVARVMMGLTLAMLLGNPIATFLGQHLGWRSAFALVSVIALCTIALVWQFVPHRHDEERSDPRKEMRAFTKPQVWMALSIGAIGFAGMFCVFSYLAPTLLEVTKVSPQWIPFGLAAFGLGGIIGNIAGGKLFDRMQFRAVGWILVWSMAVLIFFTFAASSLWSVLLGIGLVGTMIALAAPLQIRLMDIAHEAPSLAAASNHAAFNLANALGPWFGGMAITAGFGWTSTGYIGAVTALIGLGLYLIARRMKGGN; the protein is encoded by the coding sequence ATGTCTATCCAGCAAACACCCGGGCACGTGTTGCCCGCGCGCAGTGCCGCCAAAATGGAAGCGGCCATGGCCGTGGGCGCGTTCGCAATCGGCACCGGCGAATTCGCCATCATGGGCCTGATGCCCGACATCGCCCAGAACCTGGGCTTGAGCGAACCGCAAGTCGGCCACGCCATCAGCGCCTATGCCCTGGGCGTGATGGTTGGCGCCCCGCTGCTGGCCATCCTCGGCGCCAAACTGCTGCGCAAACACATGCTGTTATTGCTGATGGGCCTGTACGCCCTCGGCAACCTCGCCACCGCCTTCACCCCCAGCTTCGGCTCGCTGGTAGCCTTCCGCTTTATCAGCGGCCTGCCCCACGGCGCGTACTTCGGCATCGCCGCCGTGGTCGCCTCCAGCATGGTACCCAGCGACAAACGCGCCGGCGCCGTGGCCCGGGTGATGATGGGCCTGACCCTGGCGATGCTGCTGGGCAACCCCATCGCCACCTTCCTCGGCCAACACCTGGGCTGGCGCTCGGCGTTCGCGCTGGTCAGCGTCATCGCGCTGTGCACCATCGCACTGGTCTGGCAATTCGTCCCCCACCGCCACGATGAAGAACGCAGCGACCCGCGCAAGGAAATGCGCGCCTTCACCAAACCCCAAGTGTGGATGGCACTGTCCATCGGCGCGATCGGGTTTGCCGGCATGTTCTGCGTGTTCAGCTACCTGGCGCCAACCCTGCTGGAAGTGACCAAAGTGTCGCCGCAGTGGATTCCGTTCGGCCTCGCCGCGTTTGGCCTGGGCGGCATCATCGGCAACATCGCCGGCGGCAAATTGTTCGACCGCATGCAATTTCGCGCCGTGGGCTGGATTCTGGTGTGGTCGATGGCCGTGCTGATCTTCTTCACCTTCGCCGCCAGTTCGCTGTGGAGCGTACTGCTGGGCATCGGCCTGGTCGGCACCATGATCGCCCTGGCCGCGCCCTTGCAAATCCGTCTGATGGACATCGCCCACGAAGCCCCCAGCCTGGCGGCAGCGTCCAACCACGCCGCGTTCAACCTGGCCAACGCGCTGGGGCCGTGGTTTGGCGGCATGGCGATTACCGCTGGGTTTGGCTGGACCAGCACCGGCTACATCGGCGCGGTAACAGCCCTGATCGGATTGGGCCTCTACCTGATCGCGCGCCGTATGAAGGGCGGCAACTAA
- the mqo gene encoding malate dehydrogenase (quinone) produces MFKKVNTALLGLALSMGITSVQAEEAKKVDVLLIGGGIMSATLGVWLNELEPDWSMEMVERLDGVAEESSNGWNNAGTGHSALAELNYTPEDKNGNVEIPKAVEINEAFQISRQFWSWQVQQGVLKNPRSFINSTPHMSFVWGDDNIKFLKKRYEALKASPLFAGMQYSEDPAQIAKWVPLMMEGRDPNQKIAATWSPIGTDVNFGEITRQFVAHLQTTPKFDLKLSSEVQDITRNEDGSWRVSYKNLKDGTKTETDAKFVFIGAGGGALHLLQKSGIPEAKEYAGFPVGGSFLVTDNPTIAEQHLAKAYGKASVGSPPMSVPHLDTRVLDGKRVILFGPFATFSTKFLKEGSYLDLLTSTTTHNIWPMTKVGIREYPLVEYLAGQLMLSDDDRFKALQEYFPNAKQSDWRLWQAGQRVQIIKRDEEQGGVLKLGTEVVSSADNSMAGLLGASPGASTAAPIMLTVLQKVFKDKVASPAWQEKLHQIVPSYGTKLNDSPEAVAKEWAYTAGVLQLTPPPAIPQLAAPQATEAAKPAAEPSKPASDLAL; encoded by the coding sequence ATGTTTAAGAAAGTAAACACTGCCCTGCTGGGGCTGGCTTTGTCGATGGGGATCACGTCCGTTCAAGCGGAAGAGGCAAAGAAAGTCGATGTGCTGCTGATCGGCGGCGGCATCATGAGTGCGACCCTGGGTGTCTGGCTCAACGAGCTGGAACCGGACTGGTCGATGGAAATGGTCGAGCGCCTCGATGGCGTGGCCGAAGAAAGCTCCAACGGCTGGAACAACGCGGGCACCGGTCACTCGGCCCTGGCTGAGCTGAACTACACCCCGGAAGACAAGAACGGCAACGTTGAGATCCCCAAAGCGGTCGAGATCAACGAAGCGTTCCAGATCTCCCGTCAGTTCTGGTCCTGGCAGGTCCAGCAGGGCGTGCTGAAGAACCCGCGTTCGTTCATCAACTCCACGCCGCACATGAGCTTCGTGTGGGGTGATGACAACATCAAGTTCCTGAAAAAACGCTACGAAGCCCTGAAGGCGAGCCCGCTGTTCGCCGGCATGCAGTACTCCGAAGACCCGGCGCAGATCGCCAAGTGGGTTCCGCTGATGATGGAAGGGCGTGACCCGAACCAGAAAATCGCGGCCACCTGGAGCCCGATCGGCACCGACGTGAACTTCGGCGAGATCACCCGCCAGTTCGTTGCCCACTTGCAAACCACCCCCAAGTTTGACCTGAAACTGTCGAGCGAAGTGCAGGACATCACCCGTAACGAAGACGGTTCGTGGCGCGTGAGCTACAAGAACCTCAAGGACGGCACCAAGACTGAAACCGACGCCAAGTTCGTGTTCATCGGCGCCGGCGGCGGTGCACTGCACCTGCTGCAAAAGTCCGGTATTCCTGAAGCCAAGGAATACGCCGGCTTCCCGGTGGGCGGTTCGTTCCTGGTGACCGATAACCCAACCATCGCCGAGCAGCACCTGGCCAAGGCCTACGGCAAGGCATCGGTCGGTTCGCCGCCAATGTCGGTGCCGCACCTGGACACCCGCGTGCTGGATGGCAAGCGCGTGATCCTGTTTGGCCCATTCGCGACCTTCTCCACCAAGTTCCTCAAAGAAGGCTCGTACCTGGACCTGCTGACCAGCACCACCACCCACAACATCTGGCCAATGACCAAAGTCGGTATTCGTGAATACCCACTGGTCGAGTACCTCGCCGGCCAACTGATGCTGTCCGACGACGACCGCTTCAAGGCGTTGCAAGAGTACTTCCCGAACGCCAAGCAGTCCGACTGGCGCCTGTGGCAAGCCGGCCAGCGCGTGCAGATCATCAAGCGTGACGAAGAGCAGGGCGGCGTCCTGAAACTCGGTACCGAAGTGGTCAGCTCCGCCGACAACTCCATGGCAGGCCTGCTGGGTGCATCGCCAGGCGCGTCCACCGCGGCTCCGATCATGCTGACCGTGCTGCAGAAAGTCTTCAAGGACAAGGTTGCAAGCCCTGCCTGGCAGGAAAAACTGCACCAGATCGTGCCAAGCTACGGCACCAAACTGAACGACAGCCCAGAAGCTGTTGCCAAGGAATGGGCCTACACGGCCGGTGTGCTGCAACTGACCCCACCGCCAGCGATCCCGCAACTGGCTGCTCCACAGGCCACCGAGGCTGCCAAGCCTGCGGCTGAGCCGAGCAAGCCGGCGTCCGATCTGGCGCTGTAA
- a CDS encoding LysR family transcriptional regulator produces the protein MAKQLNIDLLRTFHAVARFGRFNEAAEHVHRSASTVTTQIQKLEDQVGQRLFSRSNQGVDLTLYGRKLLGETTEFLKSHDRLLISLMPQRMQGKIRLGVPDTYAPAFIQEFVPRLIADNPLLELEIEARTSGELLNLFMANQLDLTITVSAQPLAQGERLGPVQPLWVAAEHFDYPPNAPLPITVPIAGCPYRAAALQALKDHGIYHRVLLESPNSSAVEACVRSGVAAGLMEQSRMGEGLRHVTELPALPAQHLYLMCDTANALALHLYEQVRHFRV, from the coding sequence ATGGCCAAACAGCTGAACATCGATCTGTTGCGCACCTTTCATGCTGTCGCGCGCTTTGGCCGCTTCAACGAAGCGGCCGAGCATGTGCACCGCAGCGCTTCCACCGTGACCACGCAAATCCAGAAACTGGAAGACCAGGTCGGCCAACGCCTGTTCAGCCGCAGCAACCAGGGCGTTGACCTGACGCTGTATGGCAGGAAGCTATTAGGCGAAACCACCGAGTTTCTAAAGAGCCACGACCGCCTACTGATCTCGCTGATGCCCCAGCGCATGCAAGGCAAGATCCGCCTGGGCGTGCCCGACACCTATGCCCCCGCCTTCATCCAGGAGTTTGTGCCACGCCTGATCGCCGACAACCCGCTGTTGGAGCTGGAAATCGAGGCGCGTACCAGTGGCGAACTGTTGAACCTGTTCATGGCAAACCAACTGGACCTGACCATCACCGTCAGCGCACAGCCGCTGGCGCAGGGCGAGCGCCTGGGGCCCGTGCAACCGCTGTGGGTCGCCGCCGAGCACTTCGACTACCCGCCAAACGCGCCGCTGCCGATCACCGTGCCAATCGCGGGTTGCCCGTACCGTGCGGCGGCGTTACAGGCACTGAAAGACCACGGAATTTACCACCGCGTGCTGCTGGAAAGCCCCAACTCTTCGGCGGTAGAAGCCTGCGTGCGCAGCGGTGTGGCTGCCGGCCTGATGGAGCAAAGCCGCATGGGTGAAGGGCTGAGGCACGTCACAGAACTGCCGGCACTTCCCGCGCAGCATCTGTATCTGATGTGCGACACCGCCAACGCGCTGGCCTTGCACCTGTACGAGCAAGTCAGGCACTTCCGGGTCTGA
- a CDS encoding DMT family transporter: MKRSTLGLLLLQVAFVLSWSSGYIGAKLGTQGGGAFNLLFWRFLLVSLCLGMFLNVRLLKVSWAQVRHYAVVGCLSQFLYLSCLYVAIQNGLPPGIAAIIAALQPLMTAALSTGSATERSGGWQWLGLVISFIGVGIVIAGQYSHGAKEVGLLMYGLPLMSALGLTLATLYERRSPQSQSAGLLVPLFIQSLLTLFGFTAAVLYTDTLSIPHDTDVLVSIVWLTVFSTFAAYLSLWRLLRVMTATQVAALVYLEPPVTLVWAALMFGDRIQASTYAGIAVVMAGLLLLRLKRPTVACAS, from the coding sequence ATGAAGCGATCAACGCTGGGATTGCTGCTGTTACAAGTGGCGTTTGTGCTGTCGTGGAGTTCGGGCTATATCGGCGCGAAGCTGGGCACCCAGGGCGGCGGTGCGTTCAACCTGCTGTTCTGGCGATTCTTGCTGGTGTCGCTATGCCTGGGGATGTTCCTGAACGTCAGGCTGTTGAAGGTGTCATGGGCGCAGGTCCGCCATTACGCGGTTGTCGGCTGCCTGTCGCAGTTTTTGTACCTGAGCTGCCTCTATGTGGCGATTCAGAACGGTTTGCCGCCGGGTATTGCGGCGATCATCGCAGCCTTGCAGCCGTTGATGACAGCAGCCCTGTCGACAGGCAGTGCCACTGAGCGCAGCGGCGGCTGGCAATGGCTGGGGCTGGTGATCAGCTTTATCGGCGTGGGCATCGTGATCGCCGGGCAGTACAGCCACGGCGCAAAAGAGGTTGGCCTGCTCATGTATGGGTTGCCGCTGATGTCGGCGCTGGGGCTGACGCTGGCAACGCTGTACGAGCGCCGTTCGCCGCAGAGCCAGAGTGCCGGTTTGCTGGTGCCGCTGTTTATCCAATCGCTGCTGACGTTGTTCGGCTTCACCGCCGCTGTGCTGTATACCGATACCTTGAGCATTCCCCATGACACCGACGTACTGGTGTCGATTGTGTGGTTGACGGTGTTTTCCACCTTTGCCGCCTATTTGAGCCTCTGGAGGCTGCTTCGCGTGATGACGGCCACCCAGGTTGCGGCGCTGGTTTATCTGGAGCCGCCGGTCACCCTGGTATGGGCGGCGTTGATGTTCGGCGACAGGATTCAGGCCTCGACCTACGCCGGCATCGCCGTCGTTATGGCCGGTCTGCTGCTGCTGCGCCTGAAGCGACCGACCGTCGCCTGCGCTTCTTGA
- a CDS encoding type II toxin-antitoxin system VapC family toxin yields the protein MIGLDTNVLVRYVTQDEPAQSAKASHLIESLTATSPGFVSLVTIVELVWVLQSCYQSAKSDVVMVLETLLHTRELTVEHADIIWQALRKFVANKADFADCLIERCAHAAGCEYTATFDLNAAKAAGMKRIG from the coding sequence ATGATCGGGCTGGATACCAACGTGCTGGTGCGCTATGTCACTCAAGATGAGCCGGCTCAATCAGCCAAGGCGTCCCACCTGATCGAATCACTGACGGCTACGTCACCGGGCTTTGTCAGCCTGGTGACCATTGTGGAGTTGGTGTGGGTACTGCAGTCCTGCTACCAATCGGCCAAAAGCGATGTGGTGATGGTGCTGGAAACCCTGTTGCACACGCGCGAGCTCACGGTTGAGCACGCCGATATCATCTGGCAGGCACTGCGCAAGTTTGTTGCGAACAAGGCGGACTTCGCCGATTGCCTGATCGAACGCTGCGCCCATGCCGCCGGCTGCGAGTACACCGCCACCTTCGACCTCAACGCGGCCAAGGCAGCGGGCATGAAGCGGATCGGCTAG
- a CDS encoding AbrB/MazE/SpoVT family DNA-binding domain-containing protein produces the protein MEIFTMATATLTSKGQITIPVQVRTALGLETGDRVEFVEMEDGKFSMIAASKTVTDLKGLIHKPAHAVSIEDMNRAIAARGASAG, from the coding sequence ATGGAGATCTTCACTATGGCGACCGCCACACTTACTTCAAAAGGGCAAATCACCATCCCTGTCCAGGTCAGGACAGCCCTCGGCCTGGAAACAGGCGACCGGGTGGAATTCGTCGAAATGGAAGACGGCAAGTTTTCCATGATCGCGGCGAGCAAAACCGTCACGGACCTCAAGGGGTTGATTCACAAACCTGCCCATGCCGTGTCCATCGAGGACATGAACCGCGCCATCGCGGCACGGGGAGCGAGCGCTGGATGA